The genomic stretch GTGCGTGCACGTTTATTCGCAATGATGTTACTCTGCTTACCAAATAACAGCTCCTGAGTGCAGCGGGCGAATTCCGGTATGCCATCAATACTCAGGTAGTTTTTGGTGGTTTCTGTTTCCAGCAGTAACTGCTCTGCTTTTTTTACGCTGGTGAGTACAGGTGTCTTGCCGGTTTCGTCTTTATAGACCCCAATCCCCAGGTTAATCTTGTGGGGGCGTTCGTCAGCGCGAAACAAATCGGCCAACCCCAGGATCGGGTCAGCAGGTGCGGCAGAGATTTTTTCAAACATTGCGAAGTAATCCATGACAGAGAATAAACAGAAATAGCAGGTTAACGCCAGCGTTCGGCTTTGCCAACCGTTTGCATCAAAAGAAACGGAAATAATGAGAGCGGTGGGGCAGTCGGGATTTTTTCCCGATACTCATGACAAAGGCAGCGTATACACTGTCGTTATCGTGTGTATCGGGAATAGTGCGGGTTGTCAGAACTGATATACCAGGCCGGTGAACAGGGTGTCATCGGTCTTTCTGGCAAACGGATTATTGGTACTGCTAATCAGGTTGCGCAGATAGGCGACATTCATCACCATGTTCTTATTGAAGGTGTAATTCACCCCTAGACTGACGTAGCGGGTAATGTATCCGCTGGTAGCTTGCCCGAGGCCGGTTTCATCGTATGCCCTGGCGGCGATATAGGCTAAAGATGGTGTCAGTCCCGTATCAAAGTGATACTGCGCGACCGCCTCGAAGATCTTGGTTTTATCGGCAAAGGCGGTGGTGGACGTACCGATGAAGGTCAGGTTGTGGAATAGGCCATACATAACTGCGAGATAGGCGCTGTTGGCATCGTATTTCACCCCCGCAGCCCAGGCATCAGCTTTGTCGCCTTCATTGGTTGCGCGTTGTGCCGTTGTACGATTAACCGTTTCGTAAGACGCGATAACCCCCAGACCACTGGGGGAGGTATACGCGGATGATACGCCCACACCATACCGACCTGAAGGGCGGGGTTGCTGGAATCCGTGTGTGCAGACTGATACTGCAAACCGATATCCCACCCGTCGACCAGGCCAAAGAAATTCTTGTTGCGATAGGTCGCAACGCCAGCAGTACGGCCAGTAATACTGTCGGTATAGCCTTGGTCACCACCAAACTCTGGCAACACATCGGTATAGGATAAGCCGTCGTAGGCGATGCCTTTATTCCTGCCGTAGTCGATACTGCCGAATTGACGAAATTTCAAACCCGCGTACGCATAGCGGGTTTTCCCGTTTACCACGTTGGTGTCTTCCGCCTTACTGGCATCAAAGTGGTATTCGTAGTTGCCGTAACCGGTAATATCCTGGTTTATCTGCGTCTCGCCTTTTATTCCCAACCGTGCATACGTCGAATCACCATTCCCTTTGAAACTGTTGGTTTTATCGCCAAAGTAATAACCTGCCCGCACCTTGCCATACAGATCAATTTTATTACCCTGGTTATTATAAACGTCAGCCGCGCTGGCCAGCCCGCCGGAAAACAAGCATACCGATACCGCTGACATCGCTATCAGATGTTTCATCACCCTTACCCTCATAACCCGTTAATGTGCGCTGCCGCATTTCTGCCGGACAGCAAAGAGAAGCCGCTGGAGTATTGTTATTTTTTTGTTTTTTTCGGCTGCAGTCTCACATCCTGGAAGGGAGGGAACCAGACTGAATGTGATACGAGAGTGGTAGGGGTGCAATATTATGTTTTTATCCGAATAAAATTATTATGTTTCAGTTTTGTTTATTTTTTAATTGTTATTAAACAATGGGTTATGGTTTTTTTCTTTGTTGTGGTTTTATTAATTTTAGATGTGATTTTCAAGACCGGCGTCAGTGGTGTACATCAACAGGCATGAGTATCACTGTGGAATGTCACGTGTGGAGGGCAATTAATTTTCACAGGGTAGGGGCAGAATACATTTTTCTTTTTAAAGGGAAGGTTGCCGGATAAGAAAAAGCCGGGGCGTTATCCCCGGCTTTACGCAACGTCACTTCAGAGAAGTGAAGCTGGATTAGAACTGGTAAACCACACCGACAGCAACGCGGTCGTCAGTTGCCATATGGTATGCATTGCTGCTGCTCAGCAGGTTCATGTCATACTCGGTATAGGTTGAGAAGTTCTTGTTGAAGGAGTAGGTCAGACCATAGCTGACATATTTCACGATGTAATCGTTCAGATGGGTTGCAGCAGTCTCATCTTTCGCCTTAGCAGAAACATAACCGATAGACGGTTTCAGACCGAAGTCAAACGCGTACTGGGCAACAGCTTCAAAGACTTGTGTTTTGTCGAAAGCAGTTGTGCCAGAGTAGGTGTTTCCAGTTTTGAAGGAGCTGAAGCCAACGTAAGACAGGTTACGGTATTCACCGTAGGTGGCTGCCACATAAATGCTGTTGGCATCATATTTCAGGCCAGTGGCCCATACTTCTGCATCGGTACCGCGACCATCAGTTGCCTGAGTGGCGAAGGTGGAGTTTTTGTTAGCACGGTTGACATGACCGTAAGACCCAACAATACCTACGCCAATCGGAGAGGTGTAGGAGGTAGACACCGCGTAGCCAGCACCGAGGTTGTTTCTGGAGTTAGCAATGGAGTCATTATGCGCAGACTGGTAGCTCAGGCCAAAGTTCAGGCCGTCAACCAGACCGAAGAAGTTTTTGTTGCGATAGTTAGCCACACCAGAGCTACGGCCGGTAAAGCTGTTGGTGTAACCAGAGTCACCACCCCATTCCGGCAGTACGTCAGTATAAGCGATCCCATCGTAAGTCACGTTACGGTTACGACCGTAATCCAGAGAGCCAAAGTTGGCAAATTTCAGACCAGCATAAGCATAACGCGTTTTACCGCTGGCACCGTTAGTATCTTCAGCGTTGGCGGCGTTGAACTGATATTCCAAACGGCCGTAACCAGTCAGGTCGCTGTTGATTTTGGTTTCACCCAAGAAACCCAGACGAGCATAGGTCTGGTCACCGCTGTTGCCGCTATCTTTGGAGAAGTAGTGCAGGCCGTCAATTTTACCGTTCAGGTCCAGCTTGTTGCCGTCTTTGTTATAAACTTCTGCTGCGTTGGCGGCACCTGCTGCCAACAGTGCCGGGATTACCACTGCCAGAATATTACGTTTCATCATTATAAATAACCCTCATTGTGTTGGTTCACGCCCACTCATTTTTGCAGAACAATCTGAACTGAACTTCTGCATTATGGTGGTGTCTTATGTGTCCAAACGCAGTGTTTCATTCACAATGATGATTATCCACTCCACAAACGCTACTAATTACTGGTTTGTGAAACACTATGTTTTATTGTGTTTCTAAATATGAATTTAGAGGTGTGTCACACTCTGATTTCGCGTAAGACTTCAGGTATAAGCAGCTTTTATTCTTATCTTCTTTATTATTCACTTTTTTATCATAAGGTTATAAATTTTCTTTGTAAGAGAAAACTCGCATAACTGTCATGATTTTTTAATGATTTACGTGCTTTTTTGTCATAAATACTGCGT from Dickeya zeae NCPPB 2538 encodes the following:
- a CDS encoding porin, with translation MMKRNILAVVIPALLAAGAANAAEVYNKDGNKLDLNGKIDGLHYFSKDSGNSGDQTYARLGFLGETKINSDLTGYGRLEYQFNAANAEDTNGASGKTRYAYAGLKFANFGSLDYGRNRNVTYDGIAYTDVLPEWGGDSGYTNSFTGRSSGVANYRNKNFFGLVDGLNFGLSYQSAHNDSIANSRNNLGAGYAVSTSYTSPIGVGIVGSYGHVNRANKNSTFATQATDGRGTDAEVWATGLKYDANSIYVAATYGEYRNLSYVGFSSFKTGNTYSGTTAFDKTQVFEAVAQYAFDFGLKPSIGYVSAKAKDETAATHLNDYIVKYVSYGLTYSFNKNFSTYTEYDMNLLSSSNAYHMATDDRVAVGVVYQF